CTCGAACACTGCTAAATCTGGAAAGAGGGAGATGTGGCAGGGACTGGACCATAAACATATTGTCAGTATGTCTTTCTGCTTGCTCCCCTTTTCAGTCTTTGACTCTGGGCATAAGCTGGAGAAcatgaagaattttcttttgtgtatACTAATTATGGTCCTAGCAAAATGGGTTTGATGGAGTCTTTTTGATGTTGCATTTACAGCCCAAGTTGTCAGCTCTTGCAAAATTTGAAGTCTTATCAGCACTTAGACATATAGTTTTACAAGgtttccctgggttttttttttttgagaagctctcttcataatttttcttaaacatGTATGGCTGCGAAACATAGAAGTTTGCCAGGATTCAGAAACTGTTTTCAGTCTCACTTGAGTCTTTCTAAAATCAGATATATAATGGGGAGCTCTCAAGAAACAATCTGTATGTGAGCTAGAGctattgttaatatttttttccctcctttcctgcaGGTTCATGTGTTCTCAGCTACCCAACGAGGTCCTGAAGAGCATCAGTATCATTGACAGCCCTGGCATTCTCTCTGGAGAGAAGCAGCGCATCAGCAGAGGTGAGTTGCAGAGCTTTATAGGCACCAAGCTCACTAATTAGTTTCTGCTCTACTGGACAAATCAGCATCCTAATCTCTGGGGAGCTTGTTTTAGTGGTACTGTATGGCAGTCTGTCCCATACGTTTGTACTGCAAGCCCTGTACAACCCATATTTCAAGGCTGGATATTGGCTTTGgcattttttctcttgaaaactgGTGGGGGTTGGTATTTCTGTTATGCTGCTGCTATGGCTGCAAATGCCTACAGTTGCATGGTCTGTTAACTAATTAGTGCTTTGTCACTCCCAAGAAAAAGTCTTATTTTGATCATTTTAATTGCTTTCCACGAAGTAATAATGACTCTTATATATACTACTGAAGTTCATGAATGAAGAAATGTTTACAGAAATAGCTGTAGGTTGATCATGTCTGAAAAAATTCAGGGGTGGGGCTATAAATAAGGAGGGTTTTTATGGGCACTGCTAGAGCTGCTTCTTAAGGTTGCTCAGTCATGCCATAATATAATACAGTCAAATGGTAGAAGGAGAAAGAGcaaatgagaatatttttaataatatgaaAATTCTGCAGAGACCTGAGCACTGTTTATCAAGCTGTTTTAAACATTAGCCTGTCTTGAGAAAGTATTTAAACAGAACAGAATAATGTAAACAACTTTCTTCCTTGCATTCTTCAGCTGCATTTGAGTGCCTGTCCCTTTTCTGTGGAATGGTAAATGGTAGTGATGCAGGGTGTGGCTTATGCTGCCCTCTGTTTTCAGGCCTTTGCTTAAGAGATGGAAACTTGTGTTTCATGTGTCTGTCAGAGGAAATAAACAATTATTTAACTCATCACACCTGGGATTTTTCGAGGAAATCCTGGTACAAGCACAATATATGTCAGCTATGCAACAATAGTCTTGTCTTCATAATAAACTGACAGAATAAGGGACTAACTTCTTAGGACTATAATCTAAATTAAGCTTACTTAGTAAACTGATCTACCAGATGCTTCTGGACTTTTTTGTTCAGTGATGTTTTGTCCTCTTTATTACTCATAGTCATGCAAAGCATTCATCATGGGGAGAGTGCTGGACTTTTCTTTATGTGATGTGTTAGTGAAATAGTAGAGATGAACAGCATGAGAGCTCTACATCTCTGCAAGCAAAGACTTGAATGTTGtgaaaccagaaataaaacaaatactgCATGTTGGCACGCTTActttagacagaaaaaaaaaattgagtgtATAACTAATGATTTTTAGtcctgaaaaaaatcttctcataAAATGTCCACAAAATATTTAGATCCCAGTTTACACAGTCTGATAAAATCAGCAGTGGTCTGCTTTTCCATTGTGGATTCCggctctcttttttctcctcaagtTAAAACCAGCATCTTAAATGCTCAAGTTAAACTGCATCTTACCCCTTCTTTGCTTGTTAAATCAAGAGAAAATTCTGTTTGGCAGCATTCAAGTATCTGTTGATTCAAATACACTATTTGTAATAGTATGGAAGGGAACATGAAATAAGCAGAAAACTAGAGTATTATATTAATATGCTGCTGAAAAAGTGAGCAATTGTTGTAACCAAATTTAAGACCATTAGGTAACGCTGTGGAAGTCTCAGACTTCCAAGTGCAGGACAGAGTTGTGTTTCACTCCAGGTTATGTTTCACTGGTAGTCCTGTGTTGCCTGAAGAACCGTGATTCTTCACTACCATCTAGAATTGCTCCTGTGATTTAACAAAACATGGCTTTTGTTCCCTTATTGTTCAGAAACTCCATGTCTTGATGGTATGTGCCTTATCAATTGTTATAGCCTAGCTGGCCTGCCCTTTGATATGATAGGCTTCCACCTAATTTGACGTAGTACAGTAATTACCTCAAACTCTTACCTGTTTCACAGGCTTTAACTTGATTAGAttgcatttcattattttttttacgTGTGATAAAGATTGTCCTGAATGTGTCCCTTGTCATAGTTCTTTTATCTAAGTGTGGTTCTCCTGTATGCTGTTCGGTTTAATCATGCTTAAAGTGTGGTTGTACCAAATACGAGGTTTTGGGAGTTGGCTATAGAGCACTGTTCTCTCAGTCTCCAGGCTTTGAGGGCAGGTTAAATAAAGGTTTCATACACTTAGACATCACCATAAAAAAAGTTATCTAAAAGTGCCTTTGTATTTATTGCATGCACATATTCCACACTATCATGAACAGAAATTACTACACTCAACCTTGGCTGAAATACTGCATAGTCAGATACATTTCCTGTAAATGGCTTTTGGGCTGCTTATGCAGTTTGCATGTAGTCAAGCACAAACTTGACTTGTTCTGTGATGCTGCACATAGCAAGGTTTGTCTGACCTGCTTCCTCAAGGAGTTGGTCTGACTTGAACATATTTATGCTATAAGTCTAATTTAGAATGTTTTGAAGTTTGAGTTGCTTTGATGGCTTTCTAAATTATTGTGTGTAAATGTAAGCAGGATTGTACAAGGTGTTTTCTGCTATCCCTGAATGTGCCTCTGTCAGAGAGGCTTCTGCTTTCTGGAAGTTTAGCTTGTGTCTAGCATTGGTAGGCTGCagcttttcttatttaaaatgtttgatgGAAGAATAACATTACAGGGCCTCAGTGTAAGACCTCGTCTCTTTGctgttaatgtttttttcccatctcaCTAGCTACTGCTTAACTATATCTACGAATGAATGTAACATCTgtataatattaaaatttgacAGATATTACTAGGAGTAAATTGAAGCCTTCTGAGACCAAGAGAGGACTCAAATATTAGCTTTCATTTTAACATGCAGGAAAACAGTAAAGGGCCTATGTAAAATTAGAAGACAATTATAGTGCACTATTTCCCAGCATGCTCCATTTTTAACTCTGGAAAGCATCCAGGCCACAGATAAAGGAGCTGATTTCTTGAAGGGTCAACAGAGGGCAACATTCGAAGATGTCTCAAGACACACCTTTCCCACTCCTgttggcagcaggaggaagctTCCTGCCTGCCAGTTCAGGGGCAGTGTAAGCGGCTGGAGGAGAATGTGCAGATGTCTGCCAGCATTGTCCCCTGGGCAGACAATGCCCgtccctgtgctgcttctgcGACATCACTGGTGATGTTCACGCCCTTGCAGACAGAAATATCTGTGTGGGCTGCAAGATTTGGAAGGAAAAGTGTGTGTCTGGCAGGATGTAGGGAGGAACCCCTTTTAGGAAGGGAGAGGGTGCTTCGTTCATGATTGAATGGTGTGAAGGCAAGTGTTTCAAAGAGTATGGGGAAAGAGTTCAGGGGAAAACGgatattgttttttttaaaaaaaagcaaaaagttcCCAGTACATACTTAGCTGTTCCTTACTCATACTAGATGAGTCACATCCATGCCAAACCCAAAGCCGCATCACCAGTGGTGACTCTGGGGATTAGATGTGTCACTTCTGAATAAGGAATTCCTGAATACTGTTTGTTGTGTGGATTAGGTACCAGCTGAACCTGTAAAAGCATTTAGACAGGTGCTATGAATAGACTTTCCTTTAGAACATGATAAAGCTTGTTTCAGGTGGTCAGGAAGGTCACTGCTCATGTTCTGTAACCTGTCATGTCCTCAGAGCCATCAGCAATGTAATCATGTTACTTGTAAATTGTACTTTTTAGTCTGCTGTGGTAAAAATAACAGCAAGCGTTACAAGGTAAGGAGAGATGAGTttgaaaatggttttaaatgCTGCATTTGAACCACTTTCCATTGTTAGTTCAGATAAGCAGTGCTACCAAAGTGACCAATATTGGCAGTGATGAAGAGATATTGTGATCAGCGCCCCACAGTCTTGTTTAGCTTGGatgctgtgctggagccagaCTCCTGGAAAGAGGCAAATGTGGGTGTTAGACAGAAAAAAGGGCAGTGATAAAAACAAAAGGTGATAATAGTGAGACTGGCTCAAGGAAATGCAGGATACAGTTGTCCTGACCTCACTGTCCACAGATACTGTCCTCTGGAGTAATAAATCTCCTTTTTGCCCCCAGGTAAAGGCTGTTATCCTCTTGTTCTCTATCCCCAGCCCTATGTTCTCCAAGATTCGCTTTTCTGAATGGTAAGACTCTAACAGTGTGTTCTTCCTCCAGGCTATGACTTCTGCCAAGTCCTCCAGTGGTTTGCTGAGAGGGTTGACCGCATCATCCTCCTTTTTGACGCCCATAAGCTGGATATATCTGATGAGTTTTCAGAGGCCATTAAGTCATTCCGGGGCCAGGATGACAAGATCCGAGTGGTGCTTAATAAGGCTGACCAAGTGGACACACAGCAGCTGATGAGGGTCTATGGTGCACTCATGTGGTCCCTGGGAAAGGTGATCGACACGCCAGAGGTCCTGCGGGTCTACATTGGCTCCTTCTGGGCCCATCCTCTCCGAAACACAGACAATCGAAAACTCTTTGAAGCCGAGGCACAGGATCTTTTCAAGGATATCCAGAGTCTCCCGCAGAAAGCTGCTGTGAGGAAACTCAATGATCTCATTAAAAGGGCAAGACTTGCAAAggtaagagaagaaaagaaaacaaaattgaatgagcagtctctgctgctgtcagtgtGTCCTTTCTCAACCTTGCCAATTTTTCTCTTGctataaaatgtgtatttttagcGCAGTTTTTAATCTTTGATTGAATTGTcactttttcagggaaaaaatagtCACTTGAGGAGAAAGCTATTGGTAGAAGACAGGAGCTCTAATTTCCTGTGCAGTTATCAAACCAAATGCTTTTTCCTTCAAACTCATTTTAATGTAAACTACTAATCAAAAATGAAGAGGACTTGCAAATCCATCAGTATATGAATAGTTATTTGGGGATGTGTATCACTTCCTGTGTTGGcttatttaaatttctgaacATGAAGATAGACTTTCAGGAATTTTTTGTGGGGTTATTTTTGGGGATTGGAGGAGGGAATGAGGGGGGCTGTTGGTTTGAGGGGTTTTGTGGCCTGAATTTTAGAGCACCCTGTAGAATTTGCTTCTTcgaaaattccatttaaaatcaCAATGATGTTGTGTTAAAAGTTGCTCTGATCCCAGAGCAACCTCAGATCCAATCTGTTTTGTAAATGTTGgcagcattttgttttcatttgttacAATCATTTTGGCACTGAAGGAGTGTCAGTTGAGTAATTTTTagatatttctgtgaaatgtaaaataaaaattgataaaGGTAAACACAGTACAGAGTGGTGTTAGGGATATGTTAGACAGTCCCAGAAGGGGAATAAACTGTTTatctgcaggaaagcagcaatGTAATCCAGTGTCATTTTTCTGCCTTCCAAACTGCTCTTGAAGTATTGACAGTCAAAAACCACTTTTTACAGCATTGAGTGTGGGGTTTCTTTTACCCCATTTCTGTGCAACCCTCTTCTTAATGTTTTCTAAAGCATTTACAGTaaatagaaacaaaagcaaactcTTAACATGCTGTCAGATTTGGGCAttaagcttttttcttttttttttccctaagtcCTGTGACTCACTATCCCGTTTTGAAGATGAGGACTGTTCTTATCTACAAGAAACACATGTGCATACTGGCAGACCTTAAACCACTTAGAATACACATGTGAAACTGTTAGTGCTTATGAATTATAAACATACTTTTCTGGGTTTGATAGAAACATTATTTTAGACATAAGATCCATAAAATTACTCACAATTACTTAGAAACGCTCTTAAAAATACCCTTACTGAATCCATTAAGTAATTCTGAAGAAATACTTATATCTATTCTCTTAGGAAATTTCATGGGTTTATGCTTCTTTATGCTggagtttttttctcctctacaaaaatgtaaatttatttgCCATTAAAATGCATACACTTTTTTTAGATATAAGGAAGTGTTGTTGTGTGAAATTAGTGAACTTAAGATGTGCACATAAAAATTGGCTacatcatttttcttttaaaagcaaatattttttttctgtttcttccttaGCAAGTAAGGAAATGAATGGGCAATTGCAATGTGCAGATTGTGTAAGGTCTGTGTAGAATGCTATAATACACATTCTGTCATGGTTTGGTAGGTATTAAGTATTATACTTACACAACACCAAGGCAATCACTTGTTTCACTGATGCTTTTTAGTGGTAGTTTATCTTTCCCCAGTCTTCAAAATTTCACCTGTTTATTGCTCAACAGTTTGCTAGACATACCtaatttttaactctttttttctgtgggtgTGAAAATTATAACTAACTTCTGGTTTGTGGACAGCTACGTTCTTTTCAAATGAACTAGGACCTGAGTTCTGTAAAGACATCCTGTTGTGGAGGTCATTTGGCTGTCATGGTCCTGGCCAGGTCAGAGCTTAGGGCAGCATTACTTCTAAAAGAAGGCTCTGCCCTGGTGCCTTCCCTCTTGTGTGCAAAATGAGTATCAATGTCCTGGATAGGTGAGCTCACCTCAGTTAGGAAGTGCAGCCACTGTTTCTGTTCTGGGCCTGATCACTTGTTCTGTGGCCAAGCAGATCCTTTTGGTGGGAAAAAGTAGTGGGAGAGTGGCAAGGGGGAAGCGATGAATGGTTCAGAATAAAGGCATAAAGAAGGTGGGCAGGATGGATATTTTGATGGCAATGCAAGAATCAATGTGTTTAAAGACACCCTAAATTAATGTCTTTCCTTATAAGCTGGAAAGGCGCTACTTCTCTCCCTAGAGCTTCACAAGGCAGCCATGGCATGCTGCTCCTCTTGGAACTGGCTGCTCTGTCATCTGCATAGGTGGCTGCATAAATATGGGTAATAGGTACTCACTTTTCTCTGAGAAAATAGGTAGGAATGCAATATCACTTCAAATAGATAGCCCTACCACTTAGCATACTTGGATTTCTGGAGGAATTATCCCATTGATGCCCACAGTGGCTGGTGTGGCAAACGAGCTACAAATCATACAGATGGACCAGTATGGCTGGAGCTCTGTGTATAGTGTCAGGACGTGGGGTTTGGAGCCTTGCCTTTTCTCTTGCTGTTGGTACTCATAGAATGCTGTACCGGGCTTCTCCTTAAAAGAGCAAGTGTGCATCTGTAtttctttgaaatgtgtttcctttctctctgcctctCAAAGGAAtgctgaaagcagcaaaagctAATAATAACTAACGGATAGCTAACTGTTCATGTAAACACAAAATTCCAGAAACAGTAGTTGATAATATCTTTCCTTAGGGAaacatatttctgtttctttttatgaCCTAGGTGAGGAACGCTACTGCGAAGTGTCAGTAAACAGTAGTTttgatttcagttttgcttctttttaggTTCATGCTTATATCATCAGCTATCTGAAAAAAGAGATGCCCTCTGTATTTGGGAAGGAGAATAAGAAGAAAGAACTGATCAACAAGTTGCCTGAGATCTAcatccagctgcagagggagtACCATATTTCAGCAGGGGACTTCCCTGAAGTCAAGAAAATGCAGGTAAGATGATAGATTACCATTCCACTGAAATATCTCTTAACTTTGTAGCAGGATTGCCAAATTGGAAAAGTTAGAACAGAGTATGTCAGCGTTACAGCTTAGGGTGTTTGGCAGTAGAAGAGTTGAAATAAGTAATTTGACTGATATTATATTAGAGTGACTTGGAAGTGGTACAGACCAAAAAAGAATGGTAACTTTAGTGTGCATTCACTGATACAGAACTACACAAAGACTGTGAAAATAAGGAATAAATAATCTGACTTTCTGTCCTTTTTGTCAGTACTTGGTCTCTCCTGCAGGAAGTACTAAAGGCTTTGTGCATATAAAATGGCAGTGGACACTCACAGGTTAAGGGGCTTCTTTTGAATCCTAAATGTGGTTATATTTATCATTTTTGTGATGGTATCAAATATTTGTGTAGGTGAGGATATCTTTAGTCATCAGTTCATTTTTACTCTACTCTGTTCCTGTTCTTACTGGTACTGTTTCCCAGTGAGCAATAAAGGCAATGTGTTACTCGAAAAGTCCAGCTTAAAATCTCTTGCTTCTGAAAATAGTCTTTCCTGTCCTGTTAAGATTGTATTCTATGAAGGAGAGAGAGAGTTGTTCTTGGTTTATgctcacaatttatttttaaataccttttgtCTCTTCCTCTTTTGGGCTTTCTGCAGTCTTTCAACCAATTTTCTGTCACTTTCTTGcctatttatttctgttctctgaTTTGAGATGAGTTAGAAGATATCCCAGGGAAAAACAGGTAATGTTGTGTTAATAGTGATTTCAAGCATCAATTGGCAATTTTTGTATCTCAGATCATAGGCTTCTTAAATGGCCTTTGAATTAAAGGGTAATTCAGCTTGAAAACTGAAGAACAAGAGATCAGGAGCCTGCAGTTTGTTCCGACTGTGGATTAGTCATGAGTGTGATGGAGGATGTTTTCCAGATGTATCATTCTGACAGTACATGTGGTACACTTGCACAGCTATCATCAGGAGTGATGATTGGCTGATTATCTATAAGAAGGCACAAGTTTCTTTTATAAACTAAAGTATTTCACCTGGGAATCAACTATTGGCATGAGATAGCAAATCACAGATGAAGCACAAGATGTATTTTAGCTAAGTTTTCACAGGCAGGATTATTGGAAGGGTTTCATGAGTTGGGCTTTGGAAGGGGATTTTGTGGCAAAAGTTGACTCTTTCTTcccttgctgcttttgctcgTGATGCAGAGTGAGAGAATGAGAGATCTGAATACTGAAACAAAATTTGAATGAAGCTCTTTCAAACTTACAGTACATGTCAGTTAAGCCTCAGCAGCAGATGGCAGCAAATATGTACAGGAGATCAGTCACTTCTGTAATGAGGAGCAAAACTGTGTGAAAACAAAATTGTGCCAAAACCGATAGCAAGTTGACCTTTGCTTCTTGAGATTTGTTGCACTACATACATTTATTCTGATCAGGTGCTATAAATCAGGTGGTTGTGTGTAAATGTCACCTGAATAGAGTTTTTGGTTGACTGTTTTTACCCCGTGCTCCAGGTTTCTTGGGTTCATTTTGATATGTATAGGAGCAGCTCCTTGAGGTGATAGATGGGATTTGTTAAAGCAATTTAACATCATTTTACGGAAGGTGGGAAGTGGTGGtgatgtttgggtttttttaaccttttccaCTGTAACTTTCTCTTCCTGGCAAGCATTTTGcttgtagaaaaaaattaataattgcctaaagcatttttaattttctgatacTGTGGTGTAAAACATGCTTGGGCTTGTGTTGGATGAAAACGCCACAAATTCTGCAGGGAGCATCTGACTTCATGAGTTCTGGCAGCACTGCTATAAAACACTGCTGCTGTTATCTCAactcagcttttctttattgGTAAAGGACACCTTTTCCTGACCTAACCACAACCAAGAAGTCTAATCTATAAAATCAGATTAGTCCTGCAaacatttgattttatttttaactctaaACACTTGCCTAAGTGCTAGCAGGACTGAGGACTTACTTGCACACTTTCTTAGATGTTTGGAAAGAAATTATCAAATGGAAGGTTGCTGGGTAACATTCATCAACTGCTGTGGTTTTATCCACTGCACTTTGAAATCTGTATTGTACAtgtaatttaataaataaactcATACACTGTCGCAAAATTGTCTTAGTGTGTTTGATCAAATATATTGGTTGTATGGTAcatgtgttttgtttctctgtcaAGAGGAGTTTCAGCTATAGAAACAGCTTCAAAAGATActtattttaattgaattatTACTTGATTATTTTAAGTTTAAGCCCATTCTTTAAACTTTTCAATGTATTTGAATAGTTTTTGACTACTATCTCTGTGTCATTCACAGGAGCAGTTGGAGAATTGTGATTTCACTAAATTTCATTCTTTGAAACCAAAACTAATTGAAACTGTGGATAACATGCTGGCCAACAAAATTGCCTCCCTGATGAACCTAATCAGACAGGAAGAGAGCAACATGCCCACAGAGATGGTACACGGTGGAGCATTTGATGGCACCATGGCAGGACCTTTTGGCCATGGATATGGGGAAGGTGCTAAGGAAGGAGCTGATGAAGAGGAGTGGGTTGTTGCCAAAGATAAACCTGCTTATGATGAGATTTTCTATACTCTGTCACCAATCAATGGCAAAATATCTGGGATTAGTGCAAAGAAGGAGATGGTGACTTCTAAACTACCCAATAGCGTCTTGGGGAAGATCTGGAAACTTGCAGACTGTGATGGTGATGGGATGTTGGATGATGAAGAGTTTGCATTAGCAAAACATCTCATCAAGATTAAACTGGATGGATATGAACTGCCTGGCACGCTACCTTCCCACCTGGTGCCACCATCGCACAGGAAAATTTTCCAGACAGCAGAATGAACAATACAAGGAGAAGAGTGAGGATTTTGAAATTCCCACAGGAAATGTGTTGAAAATACCAAAATTTGAAGTTAAGCTTAGATCCTTAAACCTCACAGCACATTTCACACAAGCTACTGAAGTTATAAGCATGGCAGCAGGGAAACATTCATGTCACTGTCCCTGCTGACCTTCACTCAGTCATGCTTATCACAAGTGCCTTATAATAGCTCTGTCATAAGGTGAAAATGTTCTTGTAGTCCTGTGTCCATCTCTCGCTGCCTTTACAACCATAAAGCAGAAAAGACCATGCATAAAAGTTGCTGACCTTCGCCAAACCTAAATACTTATCAACCCTGTCTCCAAACTATGC
The window above is part of the Vidua macroura isolate BioBank_ID:100142 chromosome 6, ASM2450914v1, whole genome shotgun sequence genome. Proteins encoded here:
- the EHD4 gene encoding EH domain-containing protein 4; the protein is MFSWLGKQGGGRERGGGTDVVQTVTGGLRDLYLRKLLPLEEHYRFHEFHSPALEEADFENKPMVLLVGQYSTGKTTFIRYLLEQDFPGMRIGPEPTTDSFIAVMYGETEGNVPGNALVVDPKKPFRKLGRFGNAFLNRFMCSQLPNEVLKSISIIDSPGILSGEKQRISRGYDFCQVLQWFAERVDRIILLFDAHKLDISDEFSEAIKSFRGQDDKIRVVLNKADQVDTQQLMRVYGALMWSLGKVIDTPEVLRVYIGSFWAHPLRNTDNRKLFEAEAQDLFKDIQSLPQKAAVRKLNDLIKRARLAKVHAYIISYLKKEMPSVFGKENKKKELINKLPEIYIQLQREYHISAGDFPEVKKMQEQLENCDFTKFHSLKPKLIETVDNMLANKIASLMNLIRQEESNMPTEMVHGGAFDGTMAGPFGHGYGEGAKEGADEEEWVVAKDKPAYDEIFYTLSPINGKISGISAKKEMVTSKLPNSVLGKIWKLADCDGDGMLDDEEFALAKHLIKIKLDGYELPGTLPSHLVPPSHRKIFQTAE